The genomic DNA TTAATAATTATTTCTACACCAAAAATTTAAGTTTTTTTTACAATAAATTATAAACTTTTAATTTTTTAAGAAAGGTGTTGTTATAGATATCATTACCTATTTTTTCTAGTGAAGAAAGAGTGTATTCAACTATGTTTAAATAACTTTCATAAAAATTATGATCATCTTCTTTTGAAGCAATTCTTAAAATCATTTCTTTTTTTCTTGAATCTAAATAAAAAAAATTTTTTATATAACAAATAAATATCTCTTTAAAAATTTTAGAATTTAAAAATTCCGTATATATTATTGCAACTAAAAAATTATTAGAATAGTTATTATTTAATTTGTTTTCTTTATCAAAAAATGAATACATTTTATTTCTTTCTTTATCATTTATAAAATCTTCAATAAACATTATTTTTATGTCACTATATAAACTTACAACATCAGATAATTTAATTCTACTCATATGTAATTCGTTTCATTTATAAATTATTTAAAACTATTTTAACAACATATTTTTCCCACTCATATAAAGCTTTTTTAAAAAATAATTCTTAATAAAATATGATCGATTTCAATTTGGTTCTTATACAAAATTATATTTTCAAAAGTCTTTATATCATAAATATTTTTCGATATGTAACCACTCCTTTATTAATTTCTTGCAAAAACAAGAAATTAATAAATTCATTATAAAAAAACAAAAAAATTTTCCCCGGGGAAAGAAAAAACCACGTAAGCGGTTTTTTAAGCATCAAAAATTCTATCATTTTCATCTGAATCTAAAAATCTTTTAATTTTCATATTAATATCATGGGCTATGCTTTTCAAACTTCTTTTCGTCTTTTGTTTGTTTCTTCTTTTTTCATCTTAAATGTCTTTTTTCTTATTTTTTTCATTTTGTTTTTCTATTTTTTTTAAAGCAGCATTTTTATTTACTTTTAAAGTACTTTTTTCTTTATTCAAATAACTATATTTATCTATTTAGTTTTTCATTTCTTCAAACGAAATTTCTTTTTTTTCTACTTCAAATTGAAAATTAAATATCATATCTAAACTTATATCGCCTTGATCTAAATAAAATTCTTTTTTATCAAGATCTGCTATAACAGAAAACACACAATTTTCTATATTGTCATTTTCGTTAAAATCTTGTTCTAGTTTAATGCCTCTTTCAAAACTTGTATCTTCTTTAAAAGCTTCTTGTATAGTTTTTTTTAAAAAAGGTTCACCATCAAAAAAATTTCAATAACATTAAACTTGATATTTTTTATTTGGTTAAAATTAGCAGAACAATAGTGCAAAACTCTTTTTTCGATATGTAACCACTCCTTTATTAATTTCTTGCAAAAACAAGAAATTAATAAATTCATTATAACAAAACAAAAAAATTTTCCCCGGGGAAAGAAAAAAACCACATAAGCGGTTTTTTAAGCATCAAAAATTCTTTCGTTTTCTTCTGAATCTAAAAATCTTTTAATTTTCATATTAATATCATGGGCTATGCTTTTAAATTCTTGTTCGATATAATCTCACTTTTCTAATAATATTATTGATTCTTTTCAAACTTCTTTTCGTCTTTTATTTGTTTCTTCAATTCTTTTATTTGTTTCTTCAATTCTTTTATTTGTTTCTTCAATTCTTTTATTTGTTTCTTCAATTCTTTTATTTGTTTCTTCAATTCTTTTATTTGTTTCTTCAATTCTTTTATTCATTTCTTCATTTCATTTCAAAGCTTGAATAAATTTTTTATTCATTTCTTCAATTTTTTTATTATTTTTTTTCATTCATTTTTTTTGCTCTTTTAAAAAATCATCCATAATTTAAATTTCCTTTTTTTAATTTTAACATTTTAATTACTTAATTTTATTAAATTCTTTTTTTATCCCATTAGATATTTTTTTTAATTCAGCCTTTTTATTAATTTTTAAAGTGCTATCATTTTCTAAAAAATTATCAATATCATTTTTAAGTGCACTCAAATTGTTTTTCGCTATTAAAGCATTTTTCACTTTTTTATTTAAAATAAAGTTTTGTGCTAAAATTTCTTTATTTTCTTGTGATAGTTTGTTTATTTCTTGTGATAGTTTGTTTGTTTCTTGTGATAGTTTGTTTGTTTCTTTTTCTATTTTTTCTTTTTCTTGTTCTATTTTGTTTTTTTCTTGTGATAGTTTGTTTTTTTCTTGTGATAGTTTGTTTTTTTCTTGTTCTATTTTTTCTTTTTCTTGTGATACACTAACTATTTTTTTAGTTTTATTCTCGCTTTCTTGTCTTAATTTTTCATAATTAATTTCAAGTTCTATTATATAGTGTTGATAATTTTCTATTAGTTTTCTATCATTTTTTAAAGCTTCAAGTTCAGCTAAAGTAATATTTATGTCTGCAAATAAACTATCTTCTTTAGCATTATCTCTTTTTAAGTGTGTTTTGTCTGGAACAATAATATTAGTAAGTCTTTTAATATGATATTTAATATGGCCTTTTAAAAAAAATCATACTTTAAACAGGGAAAAATAAATTCTACACAAGAAAGAGGTGTAGAATTTTTTATGTCAAAAAATTTAACAATAGAACAATGAGCTGAGATAATTGGAATATATAAAACAAAAGGAATTAAAATAGCTGAACAAGAGTATCGTAAATTTAAATTAAAAGAAATTAAATTTTCGCAAAATCTTCAAAAAAGAATAAAACAAAAAGCTTATTTATTAGATAATTATGGTATGAAAAGTTTAAAAAGAAAAAAAGGTTCAGGAAGACATAAAAAGAGAGATGATTCTGATATTCCTGGAATAATTAATGATCTAACAGAAGAACAAAAACGTGAAATAATCTAAGATTGAATAAAAAACCAAAGAGATAAAAGAGAGAAAGAATCCATTAATAAAATAAAATCATTAAATATTAGTACGAAGGCAAGAATTATATCAATGCATAAAACAACTTTTTATAAAAAGCAAAAAATTAGAAGTTATAAATACAATAATTTAAAAAGTGAAGTTGTGAAAATCTTAAGTGAGTCTAAGTTTATCTATGGCAGTAGAAAAATAAGTATATTATTAGAAAAAGAAAAAATATTCATATGCGATAGAACTTTAAGACATTATTTAAAAAGATGAGGTTATATAATCAAAACAAGAATTAAAAAAAGAAAACAAGAATCGAAAAATATTTATGCTAAATATAAAGACTTAGTTAAACGCAATTATAATCCAAGTATTGATAATATTATTGCGACTGATGTATCTTACATACCTGGTTTGGTAGAAGGAAATTATTATTATATATCTGCGGCTATTAGTCATAAAACTAAAAAAATTGAGTCATGATGCTTGTCAAAAAATAATAATACACAGTTGGTTGTTGATACTATAACTAAAATTAATAAATCTAATTTTATTCTACATTCAGATCATGGTTCTCAATATTCAAGTAACGAGGTTACTGAATTAGTAAAACAGATAAATGGCCAAACTTCAATGAGCAGAGTTGGTAATTCCTTAGATAATAGAGAAATTGAATATTTTTTTAGTTGTTTAAAAGGAGAATATCTAAATCATATTAATACAAGCAAAATGAGCTTCAAAGAAATTTTTAACCATATAGATTGGTATAATAAAAAAAGAATACAAAAAGTTTTAAATTGAAAAACGCCAGCTAGTGCCTGCGTTAATATTTAAAACTGTAGAATTTATTTTTCCCAGTTTAATTACAGGAGAAGATTTAAAATTAACTCCAGAAGCTAACACAAAAGATGCTGCAGTTACAGCAGCTGTTGATAAAATTAAAGCAAAATTAAGTGTTGATGTAGTATTAGATACTGACTTTACAGTAGGAGAAAAAGACTATACCGAAGCTAAATCAGATACAACTGGATCATTAAAAATTACTTCTAAATCAGGAAGCAAAGTTTTAACTGAAGGAAAAACAGTAACATTTAGTTTAGCATTTAAAGCTGAAGAGGCTGCAAAAACTCCAGTATTGTCTTTTGGAGATGAAGTATCTCAAAATGCAGTGGAAATAAGCATGAAAGAAAACAGTGCAAAAAAAACTATCACAATTAAAGTTGAAAATCCTACAAAGGATGTAAAGCCAACAGTTAAAAAATCTGGTGATGATAGTAATGCGAAACTAGAAATATGTCAAGTTTCTGGTGATAATGAAACATATACTGTTGAGTTAACAGGAAAAGCAAAAACAGATAGTAGTCCAATTGAAGTAACTGTTAAATATACAGGAGCAACAAAAGATTTAACTTTAAATGTTACTGTAAAAGAATAAAACAAAATATTAAAAAAACTTTGAAATTTATCTAATAATTTTCAAAGTTTTTTAATTGTTTTTTTATTAAAAAACTAAAATAACTACGCTTAATAAATAATAAATTTTTATAAAGCGTTCAATTAAGGAAAACTGAGAAAAAATACTTACAATTGAACTTGTCAATTAAAATTGACATTAAAAAGATACTTTCTCCATACGAAATTCGTATGGAGTTTTTTTATACTTTAATGAAGGTCTTACGTAATTATAAAACTCAATATAATCAGAAATTACATTATATATATTAGAATAATTTAGCTCACTTACTTTATAAGTATAAATACACTCGTTTTTTAAAGTTCAAAAAAACGATTCGTATGCACCGTTATTAGGAGAATTTCCTCTTCTCGACATAGAAATCTTTATATTATTAGAATTACATAAATATTTTCAAGTCTTGTTTGTGTATGGCCAACCTTGATCAGAATGAATAAGTTTTGGTTTACCTTTTTTTGTGATTGCAGGTTTTAAATTTGTATGGCAAAGTTCATTATCAGGTTTTTTAGAAAGTTTTCAATCTACTATTTCTGAATTGTATAAGTCTTTAATGGCTGATAAATAAACCATCCCTGAACTTGTTTTAATGTAAGTAACATCTGTAACCCATTTTTCATTTAAGTTATTTGCTTTAAAATTTCTGTTTAAAATATTTTTAAATCTTAATGGACCTGATTTATCATAATCGGGTACTCTTTTCTTTTTGACTGCCTTAATGCCTAATATTTTCATATATCTGTATAAAACCCAAGGTTTTAAGTTCATTTTAAAATACTTATTTAACATGAGTGTAATCATATTGTAGCCATAACGTTTTTAAAAAGATTATGTATATAAATGATTTTGTTAGCAATTTTTGTATCATAGTTTTTGTATTTAGGTTTACCTGTTTTTAATCATTTTAAATAACCATATCTTGATACTCCTAAGTATTTACAAACTATTTTTAATGAAAAACACTTTTTCTCATTAAAAATAGCGAAGTACTTTTCCTTAACAGTCTTCGCCAAATGCTTTTTTAAAGCGCGCTATAATTTTAACGCTTCTCTCAATTCTTCTAAACTCATATCATCAGGATCTTTAAATAACCAATCATGAGATTTGAATTTCTTAATATTACTTTTAGCTTGAACTCCATTACCTCATTCTAAAGCACCTTCACCTTCAGTTCTTATTTCATGTTTTTATCTCTTAATAGTACTGGTACTTAAATTAAATTTTACTGCAGTATTAATTATTCCAACTTCTTTTGCCTCATTAACTATGTTAATTTTTTCTTGTTTTGATCATTGTTTTGCCGTATAAAAAGAACACCTTTCAATTAAATTTTAACAATAAAAGTACTTTTTTACTGTCAATTTTATTTTAGATGTTCATATGATATCTTTTTTTACTTTTTCTTGAATTTTTAACTTATATTCTTCTGAAGTAGAAGTTTGAAAACCAAATTTTAAAGTATGTACATTTAAGTCTTTTATGTCATATCTTTTATCTGGACTTGGATCAGAAGTAGCTTTATTTTGTCTAATGTCACTAACATAATTTCTTCAATAAGCTATAACACCTTCGTAAGATAATTTCATAAAATCTTCACTATTAGCATTATTTCAACCTTTATAATTAATCATATAATTTCTTAAATGATTTCCGTGTGAAGTAGATCAATAACTAGAGATAAGATTTCTATCTTGATTAATTTCGTTTATGTCTTCTATAAAATCTCCATATTTTTTATTAACATACATAAACTTTTGCAAAAAGAAAGGCGGATTTTTTTTATCATTTAAATCTTTATTTGTTTTTGTTTCAATAACAAAATGATATAAACCTTCATATGTTTGTATAGTTGTGTCATTTTTATTTACTTTATAAACATTTTTATCATTTTCAACAGATGTTTCTAAATTTGTATCTATTTTTCATCTAGAAACTGAATTAAAAGTTTCATTATTTCACGAATTAGAAAAACCAACTCCACCAACTTCGCTAGCTAAAGCTATGTAACCTTGTTCATAATCATTTTTGTTTTTTGAATCTATTTTGTAATTATCACTACTTACAGGGTCTAATTCAAAACTAACATCTTTTTTTGATGGTTTATTAACTCAAATTAATTGTTCTCTTGTTCCTGTTAATGGATTAATTGTTGGGTCATAATTTGGGTTATCTTCTTTATCTCCAGTTACTTTATTTGTAATAGTAGGGGATGTTAGTTTTTCAAAATCTGGATTATTTGAATTTCAATTCATCATTGTTAAATCAAGAGTATCCATACTATTTTCTATAATAATAGTTATTGAGTATTTTCCACCTTGATCCCCCAAAATATTTGGATTTTTATCATGAACAATTAAAATTTCATAACTTGTTGAATTTGTTTTATCAATTTGTCCATCGTCAAACTTAACCGGAAGATGTTCTAAAGTATAAGAATAAAAACCATTATATCCATTAAGTTGTTGACCATTAATAGAGATGTGATCATAATCCTTAGAATTTGGGTCAGTTTTCTTTTCTGCAAAACTTAAACCTACTGTTGTGTGAAATTTTATTTTTCCACCGTTATAACTACTAGATAAACCACCACCAGAATTAATAACTTCTTCTTTATCTTGAACAACAGTTATTCCATCTCTATCAATAATGTTTCCTGGAGACCATGTAATTCTTTGTGCTATATTTTTATTTCAAAAATCCGCAGAAAGACTAAAATCTATATAAGTTTTAAAAGTTCATTTTTCTTGTCTTATTTGTTGATAATCCTTAGTGTTAAAAGTAAATTGTGTTAGAGCATATGGTTTATTTCCATTGTCATCTCAAGAACTTTGTTTAGGAATTGTTATTTCTAAACTCGTTTTTCCACCAGAATAGCTATTATATAAATAATCTAAAATATATCTTTGACCATCAAAACAATTTACTATTCTATTTTCAACTTCTTCTTTGACTTTTTGATAAACAGAAGAATCGTTAATATTTGTAGTTGTTGAACTTGAAACTTTTATGTGACGAGCTTCAACTCCGTTTTTATCATAATTATCAATTTTTCCTTTTCCTAAATAATTAGTATTGTTGTTTAATTTATTAAAATAATCGCCTCATTTAAATGTAGAATATAAATCTATTTGTTCATTTCTAAAAGATAAAAAGCAAGCATGATTATTACCAGAATTGCTTCAATTTATATATCCATACAAAGAAATTGTAAAAATTATTCTATTCCCAGATTCATGAATATATAATTCATATCACAATGTTTCTTTATCGTGGTCTGGTTCTCTTCTTAAATAACCAGAAGATATTGATCTACCTATATCTGATTTTTTTATATTATAACTTTCATTATATAAAGGTGGATCAAAACCATTAGCTTTATTATTTTTAGCATCTACCGGCTTATGAAATCATCCCCAACCAATAGCGCCGTCTCAAAAATTATAAGTATAATCAAATTTAATACTTACTGAATTATAATTTCTTCAAAAATCATCTTTGTTATAACTATATTTACTATATTCAAAACTATATACATCAAAACTTACACTTTGTGTTTGGAGTTTAGGTTGTGATCAAAACGATTGTCCATAGTTATAACTAAATCAATATTTTCCGACAGGATCTACACTCTCTTTGTAATCAGTTCTATCAATATATATTCATTTTGCCTTGTCGCTATTAAATCCTGTATCATGAACCGTTGGATAAAATCCTCCTTCAGTAGAAATTTTATTAGTTATGCTATTAGTTTTTTGTTTTTCAAAATCTAGATTGTTCAAATTTTTGTTCTGTCTGAAAAAAATAAACAATATAATAAAACTTGTAATAAACAAAAAACTAATAATTATTAAATTTTTGTATTTTTTCATAAATACCCCCTTAGTTTTTAATTATACAAATTTTTAAAAATAAAAAAAAAGAAGTTTTAAAAACTTCTTTTATTTTGAATATTTTTCTATCATTTTATCAAAATCGTTTTTTAATTGCTCATAAACTTCTGGGCTTTCTTCTTTAAGATCTTTAACTGCATCTTTAAGTGATTTTAAAAATTCTTCTTTAGAATTTAGTGGAATAATTGTTTGATTTTCTGGTAATTTGCTAGCATCTATTTTGCATATTTTGTAAGCAGACTCACTCAAATAAATTCACATTTTATTACATTCTACTCTCTGCTCAAAAGTTGGTTCGCCATCTACTACGATTTTTTCTAGTGGTACATATTTATCTAACATTTCTTTATGTTTAGCTACTAATTCATCTAAACTAAGTTCTGGTTCTGAAGTTTCGTTCCCGCTATCACTATCTTTTTTTGTATCATCGTTACCGCACGCAACAGCAACACTGCTTGAGGTAGCAACCATTCCCATTGCTCCTAATAAACTTAATAATTTCTTCATTTTTTTCTCCTTTTTTAAAGCTATTTAAATTATATCAAAAAATAAAAAAGAACCCTTTTTAAAGTTCTTTTTTATTATGCACAAGTGCACAAAACAAGAAATATATATCAATAACCTGAAAATAACTTTGTGTTATTTAGAGCCGAAAAATTCTTTTCGACAAAAAAAATATAACACACTATTTTTTTTATTTTTAAAAAAAAAATAAAAACTCTTATAAGAAACATAAACAAGCATAAATTTTTATTTTGACTTATATTACCACTTTGCTTTTTTTCGTTGGGTTCTACACGGGTTCTACACCTAATTTAACCTTTTTAAGTATTTAAAAAACTATAAATTTAAATCATCATAAATTTTAATAAAATTTTCAATTTCAGCTTTATCTTTTAAAAGTTTAAAGTTTAAAAAAAAATAAAAAAACAATATAAATAAATATCATAAATAATTAAAATTTGATAATTTTTTATTTTCAATTAAAAATTTTAAATCAAATGTAAAAAAGTATAAAAGAAAAAACACCATCATAAATAAATTGAATATCCAACAAAATAATTGTCTATTTTGTTCTTTTTTTAATTTTTCCATATTTGAATCTCCTTAGTAAAAAAGATATCACAAAAGTGCAGGGAAATAAAAAAACAGAAATAAATCTGTTTTTTTATTTGGTTTTGCTTTTTCCTTTTACAACCACAAATTCAACTCTATCTTTTATATCTGCTTTTTTATCAACTTTTAAAGTGTTTTGTTTTTCAACTAAAGTTTTTTTAATCTCTTTAATAATTTTTTTAGCTTCTTTTAAAGTTTCATAATGAGATTCATAACCTCCAGCTAAACCTTTAGCAAATTCATATTCAGCTGCAAAATCAGGATCAGGATAAACACCATCATTTTCTTGTAGTTCTTCTTCTAAATTTTCATATTGATTATTATAGTACTTATAATCTTTTTTTATTTCTTCTAATTTTAAATTTATAAAATTTTCTAAATCTGTAAACTTCATTTTTCTCCTTGTGAATCAACAAAACCAAAATATTTATTAATAATTTGTTTATTTTCTTTAACATATTGTTTTAGCTCTTTTTTAAAGATACTTTTTATAAGTTCTATTTTTTTAAAAGAAAGATTTTTTAAAGGGATACATAAAATATCTTCATTATTATTTTTAAGCACAAAATTTCATCCTAAATCTTTATAAAAAAAATTATTAGTTTTTTCTCTTACGTTATCTAACGTTAATCAGACCAAATTTGCTTCAATAATATTGGGAAATTGTTTTTCTATATCTTTTTGAAGTTTTATAACATATTCATTATTATGCAAACAATTAAAATACGGTTTCATTTTATTTATTCCTTTCTTTCTTTTTATTTAAAGAACTTCCTACTTTTTTTAAATCAGCATTTTTATTTACTTTTAAAGTTGATTGATTGTTTCATAAATCGTTACTTCTTTTTAACTGATCATTGTAAACTTTTTCGTCAATAGCTAGTTCTTTCATATTTTCTTCTAAAAGCTGAAAATATTTAACACCCATTATTCGAAAATGATAATCTTCAATAGTTTTAGAACAAATATTACAAATAGTGTTTTTAGTTAAGAAATATTCATTTTTTTCATTATTATTTACATTGATTTCTGTAGATGTGAAACCATGCTCACAATTATTCATATTTTCTCCGCCCGTTTTATCTATTTATTTTTTTTTCTTCTTTTTTATTTAAAAACTCTATATTTAGGTTTCTGGTTTTATCTACATTTAAAGTTTTTTTATCATTAAATAATTCTTTCACTTGTTCTTTATTTTTGTTTCAATCACTAACTATTTCTTTTTGTTGTTCTATAGTTGGTTTGTTAAAGACTTTGTTTACACTATTAAATACTTTGTTGAATTCTTTCATAGGGTTCATATCTTTAGTTTCTTTTGTTCATGAATTAATGTAATTAGAAGCTATTTTTTTAGTTTTTTCATTTTCTATTCCCAACATTTTTTCACTTACTCAAGCAAACATTTCAGCTTGTGTTTCTTTAACACCGCGAATGTGTCCTTCGTAACCTAAATTATCTGTATTGTGTTCTAAATATATATGACCAAATTCATGTAGTAAAGTTTGATTTTTTAAATCCGGATCACTATCAACTGATATATTGATTTTTTTACCGTCTGTGTATCCAGCTTCTCCTTTTTCGCTAAGACTATAATTAAGGGCAAAAGGTTTAATAGATTGTAAGTATTCAACAAGATAATTAAACTCTGGATTTTTTATTTTATTTTGAAAGTTTTCTTCAACAATTTTATTTATCTCTTCTTCTTTTAAATTGGTTTGTTTAGCATCAAAAAGGGGTTGTTTTTTATATTTCATATATGTATCTACACATTTATTTGAACCGCACTTTGATGCTATTCCATGTTCTTTACACATTGGTAGGGGAGATAAAACATATAAAGCTTTTGCTCCTTTGTTGACATTGACTCCTCCTTTTTGTCATGCGTTATATGTTTTTAACTCAGTTATATTTTTGGACTGACTCATTAAAAGTAATGCATTTTTAAATGAGTATTTTTGAAAAATATTGGTTTTTTTATTGTATTTAATCAAGTCATTTACTAATAATTCTATTGATTCTGGGTTTTTAAAAGCTTCTTCTAATTCTTAATATAATTCTGCTTCAATTTCTTTGACTTCTATATTTTTAATGTTACTAAAATCAATCATCGTTCAAACCTTTAAATGAATCTGTGAAATTATTTAAGTTTTCTTCATACACTTTTTTGTTTTTTGAATTTTCTAAAGATATCTCAGCTTTTAAAAAATTAGCTATTTTTTTATTTTTTTCTTCTTTTTTCATCTTAAATTTCTCTTTTCTTATTTTTTTCTTTTCTTTACTTTAATAATTATTTCTACACCAAAAATTTAAGTTTTTTTTACAATAAATTATAAACTTTTAATTTTTTAAGAAAGGTGTTGTTATAGATATCATTACCTATTTTTTCTAGTGAAGAAAGAGTGTATTCAACTATGTTTAAATAACTTTCATAAAAATTATGATCATCTTCTTTTGAAGCAATTCTTAAAATCATTTCTTTTTTTCTTGAATCTAAATAAAAAAAATTTTTTATATAACAAATAAATATCTCTTTAAAAATTTTAGAATTTAAAAATTCCGTATATATTATTGCAACTAAAAAATTATTAGAATAGTTATTATTTAATTTGTTTTCTTTATCAAAAAATGAATACATTTTATTTCTTTCTTTATCATTTATAAAATCTTCAATAAACATTATTTTTATGTCACTATATAAACTTACAACATCAGATAATTTAATTCTACTCATATGTAATTCGTTTCATTTATAAATTATTTAAAACTATTTTAAC from Spiroplasma tabanidicola includes the following:
- a CDS encoding lipoprotein, producing the protein MKKLLSLLGAMGMVATSSSVAVACGNDDTKKDSDSGNETSEPELSLDELVAKHKEMLDKYVPLEKIVVDGEPTFEQRVECNKMWIYLSESAYKICKIDASKLPENQTIIPLNSKEEFLKSLKDAVKDLKEESPEVYEQLKNDFDKMIEKYSK
- a CDS encoding coiled-coil domain-containing protein, producing MDDFLKEQKKWMKKNNKKIEEMNKKFIQALKWNEEMNKRIEETNKRIEETNKRIEETNKRIEETNKRIEETNKRIEETNKRRKEVWKESIILLEKWDYIEQEFKSIAHDINMKIKRFLDSEENERIFDA
- a CDS encoding ImmA/IrrE family metallo-endopeptidase encodes the protein MIKYNKKTNIFQKYSFKNALLLMSQSKNITELKTYNAWQKGGVNVNKGAKALYVLSPLPMCKEHGIASKCGSNKCVDTYMKYKKQPLFDAKQTNLKEEEINKIVEENFQNKIKNPEFNYLVEYLQSIKPFALNYSLSEKGEAGYTDGKKINISVDSDPDLKNQTLLHEFGHIYLEHNTDNLGYEGHIRGVKETQAEMFAWVSEKMLGIENEKTKKIASNYINSWTKETKDMNPMKEFNKVFNSVNKVFNKPTIEQQKEIVSDWNKNKEQVKELFNDKKTLNVDKTRNLNIEFLNKKEEKKINR
- a CDS encoding DDE-type integrase/transposase/recombinase gives rise to the protein MHKTTFYKKQKIRSYKYNNLKSEVVKILSESKFIYGSRKISILLEKEKIFICDRTLRHYLKRWGYIIKTRIKKRKQESKNIYAKYKDLVKRNYNPSIDNIIATDVSYIPGLVEGNYYYISAAISHKTKKIESWCLSKNNNTQLVVDTITKINKSNFILHSDHGSQYSSNEVTELVKQINGQTSMSRVGNSLDNREIEYFFSCLKGEYLNHINTSKMSFKEIFNHIDWYNKKRIQKVLNWKTPASACVNI
- a CDS encoding IS3 family transposase, encoding MKILGIKAVKKKRVPDYDKSGPLRFKNILNRNFKANNLNEKWVTDVTYIKTSSGMVYLSAIKDLYNSEIVDWKLSKKPDNELCHTNLKPAITKKGKPKLIHSDQGWPYTNKTWKYLCNSNNIKISMSRRGNSPNNGAYESFFWTLKNECIYTYKVSELNYSNIYNVISDYIEFYNYVRPSLKYKKTPYEFRMEKVSF